A single Streptomyces mirabilis DNA region contains:
- a CDS encoding Uma2 family endonuclease, protein MTVLEDRIEMADSDDMSALDRLFERLSVPEGYRAEIVEGAVYMVPQRSIHWLIIRRIVRALDERFGMDAMVFSDVRIDFPGGLNGFCPDVAKLRDGAEQNSANHWLHQDVEFVAEVISKGTAANDYGPKKTAYATAEVPVFLVVDPYVGKCHVYTQPKDGEYVTETTVSFGGDVDLTTTLGLTLKTDEFPRD, encoded by the coding sequence ATGACCGTCCTTGAAGACAGGATCGAGATGGCCGACAGCGACGACATGAGCGCCTTGGACAGGCTCTTTGAGCGGCTGTCCGTCCCCGAGGGCTACCGGGCCGAGATCGTCGAGGGGGCCGTCTACATGGTGCCGCAGCGGAGCATTCACTGGTTGATCATCCGCAGGATCGTGCGCGCCCTGGACGAGAGGTTCGGCATGGACGCCATGGTCTTCTCGGACGTGCGCATCGACTTCCCCGGCGGCCTGAACGGCTTCTGCCCGGACGTGGCGAAGTTGCGCGACGGGGCGGAGCAGAACTCGGCGAACCACTGGCTCCACCAGGACGTCGAGTTCGTCGCCGAGGTGATCTCCAAAGGGACTGCCGCCAACGACTACGGCCCCAAGAAGACCGCGTACGCCACCGCCGAAGTCCCCGTGTTCCTGGTCGTGGACCCGTACGTCGGCAAGTGCCACGTCTACACCCAGCCCAAGGACGGCGAGTACGTCACGGAGACGACGGTCTCCTTCGGCGGAGACGTCGACCTGACCACCACCCTCGGACTCACCCTCAAAACGGACGAGTTCCCCCGCGACTGA
- the thpR gene encoding RNA 2',3'-cyclic phosphodiesterase — MRLFAAVLPPQAAVRELGTVVDELHRLPGADGLRWTGRPGWHFTLAFYGEVAEELVQPLSDRLARAAHRTPSFPLALHGGGHFGGRALWTGVSGDVPTMRLLADRAEAAARKAGVETGEHRRYRPHLTLARSRDTADFAPYVAALDAFAGRDWTARELCLVRSNLPRSGVRGEQPRYETVARWPLDGAGG; from the coding sequence ATGAGACTCTTTGCGGCCGTGCTGCCACCTCAGGCCGCGGTGCGTGAACTCGGCACGGTGGTCGACGAGTTGCACCGCCTGCCGGGCGCGGACGGACTGCGCTGGACGGGCCGCCCCGGCTGGCACTTCACCCTCGCCTTCTACGGCGAGGTGGCGGAGGAACTCGTCCAGCCCCTGTCGGACCGCCTGGCCCGCGCGGCCCACCGCACCCCCTCCTTCCCTCTCGCCCTCCATGGCGGCGGCCACTTCGGGGGCCGGGCGTTGTGGACCGGGGTGTCGGGGGACGTTCCCACGATGCGGCTGCTGGCCGACCGGGCGGAGGCGGCGGCGCGGAAGGCGGGCGTCGAGACGGGCGAGCACCGTCGCTACCGCCCGCACCTGACGCTGGCCCGCAGCCGGGACACCGCGGACTTCGCCCCGTACGTCGCCGCCCTGGACGCCTTCGCCGGGCGGGACTGGACGGCCCGGGAACTGTGTCTCGTACGCAGCAATCTGCCGAGGTCGGGAGTGCGGGGGGAGCAGCCCCGCTACGAGACGGTGGCGCGTTGGCCGCTGGACGGGGCGGGCGGCTGA
- a CDS encoding nuclear transport factor 2 family protein: MTSATDRTDHANHPNYADHSAIGLLVSRFFRSLDVREIDEEWAREYFTEDVRERTPIGDNEGRNAVLRHTVEALGRFARTQHIATDVMSEVAEGGAVAAVSWNALMTHVHHDGTLFTVGGHCRAEVRRTPDGWRFRDTAIEVIWTRGKPPAGVGGQAE; encoded by the coding sequence ATGACCTCGGCAACCGATCGCACAGATCACGCCAACCACCCCAACTACGCCGACCACAGCGCCATCGGTCTGCTCGTCAGCCGGTTCTTCCGTTCGCTCGACGTGCGGGAGATCGACGAGGAGTGGGCACGGGAGTACTTCACGGAAGACGTGCGGGAGCGGACGCCCATCGGTGACAACGAAGGGCGCAACGCCGTGCTGCGGCACACCGTCGAGGCGCTCGGGCGCTTCGCTCGTACGCAGCACATCGCCACCGACGTGATGAGTGAGGTGGCGGAGGGCGGGGCGGTGGCCGCCGTCTCCTGGAACGCGTTGATGACTCACGTTCACCACGACGGCACCCTCTTCACCGTGGGCGGTCACTGCCGGGCCGAGGTTCGGCGTACCCCCGACGGCTGGCGCTTCCGCGACACGGCCATAGAGGTGATCTGGACCCGGGGAAAGCCGCCGGCCGGTGTCGGCGGTCAGGCCGAGTAG
- a CDS encoding aldo/keto reductase, translating to MKYTQLGRTGLKVSRLVLGTMNFGPQTDEVDSHAIMDAALDAGINYFDTANVYGWGENKGRTEEIIGNWFAKGGERRDKVVLATKVYGNMAADGDAWPNHDKLSALNIRRAVDASLKRLRTDYIDVYQFHHVDRRTPFEEIWQAVDVLVQQGKILYVGSSNFPGYKIAQANEIAARRHGTIGLVSEQCLYNLAERRAEMEVIPAAQEYGLGVIPWSPLQGGLLGGVIKKEVEGGRRASGRAADSLANTTIRAQIQSYEDLLDKHGIEPGEAALAWLLTRPGVTGPIVGPRTAAQLDSALRAVELELSDELLTGLDEIFPGPGPSPEAFAW from the coding sequence ATGAAGTACACGCAGCTCGGACGCACGGGACTCAAGGTCAGCCGACTCGTCCTCGGCACCATGAACTTCGGTCCGCAGACCGACGAAGTCGACAGCCACGCCATCATGGACGCGGCGCTGGACGCAGGGATCAACTACTTCGACACCGCGAACGTGTACGGCTGGGGCGAGAACAAGGGCCGTACGGAAGAGATCATCGGAAACTGGTTCGCGAAGGGCGGTGAGCGGCGCGACAAGGTCGTGCTCGCCACCAAGGTGTACGGGAACATGGCCGCCGACGGCGACGCCTGGCCCAACCACGACAAGCTGTCGGCCCTCAACATCCGACGGGCCGTGGACGCCTCCCTCAAGCGGCTGCGGACCGACTACATCGACGTCTACCAGTTCCACCACGTCGACCGCCGCACTCCCTTCGAGGAGATCTGGCAGGCCGTCGACGTGCTGGTGCAGCAGGGCAAGATCCTCTACGTGGGGTCCAGCAACTTCCCCGGGTACAAGATCGCCCAGGCCAACGAGATCGCCGCCCGGCGCCACGGCACCATCGGTCTCGTCAGCGAGCAGTGCCTCTACAACCTCGCCGAGCGGCGCGCGGAGATGGAGGTCATCCCGGCCGCGCAGGAGTACGGCCTCGGGGTCATCCCCTGGTCGCCGCTGCAGGGCGGACTGCTCGGCGGCGTCATCAAGAAGGAGGTCGAGGGCGGACGCAGGGCGAGCGGCCGGGCCGCCGACTCCCTCGCCAACACCACCATCCGCGCGCAGATCCAGTCGTACGAGGATCTGCTCGACAAGCACGGGATCGAGCCCGGCGAGGCCGCCCTGGCCTGGCTGCTGACCCGCCCCGGCGTCACCGGCCCCATCGTCGGCCCCCGCACCGCCGCACAGCTCGACTCGGCCCTGCGCGCGGTCGAACTGGAGCTGTCGGACGAGCTGCTGACCGGCCTGGACGAGATCTTCCCGGGTCCTGGCCCGTCCCCGGAGGCCTTCGCCTGGTAG
- a CDS encoding WD40 repeat domain-containing protein has translation MRRSSSFLAGAASAAAVLALALPAPALAADGDGGFTIKDPRIAESSGLAASHLHPGIYWTHNDSDDGPYLYAVDSRTGETVATITMKGVGAPRDVEAISLGPDGDLYVGDIGDNLGGKWSYVWIYKLPEPKVLKDQTIRATQYVVKYADGPRNAEALMVHPKTGRVYIADKNEDGGHLYEGPARLSTSGTNIFRPVATIDLWVTDGAFSPDGEQLVVRGYFGGIAYAWNDGKPKRQGRLNVPLQRQGESVTYTPDGAKLMYGSEGKDSPVQPGSVPGGDSGSKSPSEGGGSASAGGSGGGMSSGAKGALAVAAVLAAGFGLRRLLRKS, from the coding sequence ATGCGCCGATCGTCCTCGTTCCTCGCCGGAGCCGCCTCCGCCGCTGCCGTTCTCGCCCTCGCGCTGCCGGCGCCGGCCCTTGCCGCCGACGGGGACGGGGGGTTCACGATCAAGGATCCCCGGATCGCCGAGTCGAGCGGGCTCGCCGCCTCGCATCTCCACCCCGGCATCTACTGGACCCACAACGACAGCGACGACGGTCCGTACCTCTACGCCGTCGACAGCAGGACCGGCGAGACCGTCGCCACCATCACCATGAAGGGGGTGGGCGCGCCGCGTGACGTCGAGGCCATCTCCCTCGGGCCCGACGGCGACCTCTACGTCGGCGACATCGGCGACAACCTCGGCGGCAAGTGGTCCTACGTGTGGATCTACAAGCTGCCCGAGCCGAAGGTGCTCAAGGACCAGACGATCCGGGCCACGCAGTACGTCGTGAAGTACGCGGACGGCCCCCGCAACGCCGAAGCGCTGATGGTCCACCCGAAGACCGGACGGGTCTACATCGCCGACAAGAACGAGGACGGCGGCCACCTGTACGAGGGTCCGGCCCGGCTCTCCACGTCGGGCACCAACATCTTCCGGCCCGTCGCCACCATCGACCTCTGGGTCACCGACGGCGCCTTCTCGCCCGACGGCGAACAGCTCGTCGTGCGCGGGTACTTCGGCGGGATCGCGTACGCCTGGAACGACGGGAAGCCCAAGCGCCAGGGGCGGTTGAACGTGCCGCTCCAGCGGCAGGGGGAGTCGGTCACGTACACCCCCGACGGGGCCAAGCTCATGTACGGCAGCGAGGGCAAGGACAGCCCGGTCCAGCCCGGTTCGGTTCCCGGGGGCGATTCCGGCTCCAAGTCGCCTTCGGAGGGCGGGGGATCGGCGTCGGCCGGCGGGAGCGGCGGCGGCATGAGCTCCGGTGCCAAGGGGGCGCTCGCCGTCGCCGCGGTTCTGGCGGCGGGGTTCGGGCTGCGGAGGTTGTTGCGCAAGTCGTAG
- a CDS encoding SGNH/GDSL hydrolase family protein has product MLRFMPVGDSMTIGSAGEHTWRYRMWQHLRATYGGPFRIVGPRETLYDKATESADSHEYADPDFPRAHLAGWGEGWQHMVPLIGEAVRTQRADVLLVSLGLIDLGFYTNAVQTAANARAFVAEARAANPRIHLVLLPVIPNVRAESDAPFAAEVAAFNELLAKAVADLDEPRSPVLLASPPPGYDFRHDTYDGTHPNATGEHKIAEAFAEAMYQAWDLGEPYSA; this is encoded by the coding sequence ATGCTCAGGTTCATGCCCGTCGGCGACTCCATGACGATCGGAAGCGCGGGCGAACACACATGGCGTTACCGAATGTGGCAGCACCTGCGCGCGACGTACGGGGGCCCGTTCCGGATCGTCGGCCCGCGCGAGACGCTGTACGACAAGGCGACGGAGTCCGCCGACTCGCACGAGTACGCGGACCCGGACTTCCCGCGCGCCCACCTCGCGGGCTGGGGCGAGGGCTGGCAGCACATGGTGCCCCTGATCGGTGAGGCGGTCCGCACCCAGCGCGCGGACGTGCTCCTGGTCTCCCTCGGCCTGATCGACCTGGGCTTCTACACGAACGCCGTACAGACGGCGGCGAACGCCCGCGCCTTCGTCGCCGAGGCCCGTGCGGCGAACCCGCGCATCCACCTGGTCCTCCTCCCGGTGATACCGAACGTCCGCGCGGAGTCCGACGCGCCCTTCGCCGCCGAGGTCGCCGCCTTCAACGAACTCCTGGCGAAGGCGGTGGCCGACCTGGACGAACCCCGCTCCCCCGTCCTCCTCGCCTCCCCGCCCCCCGGCTACGACTTCCGCCACGACACGTACGACGGCACGCATCCCAACGCGACCGGCGAGCACAAGATCGCGGAGGCCTTCGCGGAGGCGATGTACCAGGCCTGGGACCTGGGCGAGCCCTACTCGGCCTGA